A section of the Candidatus Latescibacter sp. genome encodes:
- a CDS encoding penicillin-binding protein activator, translating into MSKRKLFILAFGTVSLSLFFLWTEMILAQTNDAEALFKHGIALYKQGKFVAARLDFREILDIYKNSPRETSAYVMLAKTYYNLGAYTEADSLAVRLRTVFPHSRYREWTFYMEAACKLRKGDSKNALELLASLAGTTKDRILRDHSLKALRYSVKPLVDNESFNAALAAHHIGINDLESLSPGKGIPSPLLAAVEEPSTESTGKPARKAWENSSSLKIGCICPLTGPHAETGMQLLKGVKAGLALRDSFGGRKVELIVEDTESDAVTSVLKVRKLVLDGVIAIIGPVYSAANIPAAVESNDSGIPFIAPTATDTGLTRIGKYVFQLNLTAAVQAEKIAAFTVTTLGLTTTVVVASKDNWGEEAARSFTREMEKLKGKVVWTAFFNPESESEDISRLIQEIRDHAPKAETFADTVKISESNVALPDTSGKDSSIYSSQKLLPVDTIQAIFISATMPDAIKIASRIMEYNINAVLLGDSGWNDPTLPEEGKQYVEGAYLVAPVGELSGGTGTSFLKGDTFRDERDVIAMKGYDAGAVISDILSRGARDPEALLKAMETVKSFQGSSSLITIDPVRHTNIAVEFTHIQNGIYTRAPQVKRGQ; encoded by the coding sequence ATGTCCAAGAGAAAACTATTCATCCTGGCATTCGGAACTGTTTCCCTCTCACTTTTTTTTCTGTGGACAGAGATGATTCTGGCGCAGACGAATGACGCCGAAGCACTGTTTAAGCACGGCATCGCCCTGTATAAACAGGGAAAGTTTGTAGCTGCACGTCTGGATTTCCGCGAGATTCTCGATATCTACAAGAATTCGCCCCGAGAAACCTCTGCATATGTAATGCTGGCAAAAACCTATTATAATCTTGGCGCGTATACAGAAGCGGATTCTCTTGCGGTCAGGCTGCGCACCGTTTTCCCCCACTCCCGTTACCGGGAATGGACATTCTACATGGAAGCGGCCTGTAAACTCCGGAAAGGGGATTCCAAAAATGCCCTGGAGCTTTTGGCATCTCTTGCCGGAACCACCAAAGATCGCATTCTTCGCGATCACAGTCTGAAAGCTCTCCGCTATTCGGTTAAACCCCTGGTAGATAATGAATCTTTCAATGCTGCCCTTGCAGCACACCATATCGGGATAAACGATCTCGAATCTCTGTCTCCCGGAAAAGGCATTCCTTCTCCATTGCTGGCGGCAGTTGAAGAGCCTTCTACAGAATCAACGGGAAAACCAGCCCGAAAGGCCTGGGAAAACAGCTCATCCCTGAAAATCGGCTGTATCTGTCCTTTGACCGGTCCTCATGCTGAAACGGGTATGCAGCTTCTCAAGGGAGTTAAAGCCGGCCTTGCTCTTCGCGACAGCTTTGGTGGCCGTAAAGTCGAACTTATCGTGGAAGATACCGAATCCGATGCGGTGACTTCAGTCCTCAAGGTCCGAAAGCTCGTCCTCGATGGCGTGATTGCCATAATCGGACCGGTATACAGCGCCGCCAACATACCTGCGGCTGTGGAATCCAATGACAGCGGCATCCCGTTCATCGCTCCCACCGCTACAGACACGGGATTAACCCGTATCGGGAAATATGTCTTTCAGCTCAACCTGACTGCCGCAGTGCAGGCCGAAAAAATTGCCGCCTTTACGGTAACTACCCTTGGTTTAACCACCACCGTTGTAGTGGCAAGCAAAGACAACTGGGGCGAAGAGGCCGCGCGCTCTTTCACCCGTGAGATGGAAAAACTGAAAGGGAAGGTAGTATGGACTGCTTTCTTTAATCCTGAATCGGAGTCGGAGGACATTTCCCGGCTGATCCAGGAAATCCGCGATCATGCTCCAAAAGCGGAAACATTTGCAGACACGGTAAAAATTAGCGAGAGCAATGTCGCCCTTCCCGATACATCCGGTAAAGACTCAAGCATATATTCTTCGCAGAAACTCCTTCCGGTCGATACCATCCAGGCTATCTTCATCTCCGCTACCATGCCGGATGCCATAAAAATCGCCAGCCGTATCATGGAATACAATATTAATGCCGTTCTTTTGGGAGATTCCGGCTGGAATGATCCTACCCTTCCGGAAGAGGGAAAACAATATGTGGAAGGCGCCTACCTGGTGGCTCCGGTGGGGGAGCTTTCCGGCGGGACCGGAACCTCATTTCTGAAAGGCGACACCTTCCGTGATGAACGTGATGTCATCGCCATGAAAGGCTACGATGCCGGGGCAGTCATTTCCGACATTCTTTCAAGAGGCGCCCGAGATCCCGAAGCCCTGCTGAAGGCAATGGAAACGGTTAAATCCTTTCAAGGCTCCTCCTCGTTGATAACGATAGATCCCGTGCGTCACACCAATATCGCTGTGGAATTCACCCATATCCAGAACGGGATTTACACCAGGGCCCCGCAAGTGAAGCGTGGGCAATAA
- a CDS encoding bifunctional nuclease family protein, whose product MIEVYVSGLAFDTISNAPVVLLKERDGERILPIWIGPNEAGLIALELSGMTYKRPLTHDLLKAILNGFNARLQKVVVSALKKNTFYAKFYILASENEIIEIDARPSDSITMALKMKSPIYVSEELEDSLVELSPTDEEGPEDGEFDEDMQEEENEEDFLAKMDLRKRLRNIKPEDFGNYNL is encoded by the coding sequence ATGATTGAGGTATATGTCTCCGGACTAGCGTTTGATACCATCTCCAACGCGCCGGTGGTACTATTAAAAGAGCGTGATGGTGAACGTATTCTTCCAATTTGGATTGGACCGAATGAGGCGGGTTTGATCGCACTGGAGTTGTCCGGCATGACATACAAGAGACCGCTGACTCACGATCTCCTGAAAGCCATCCTGAACGGTTTCAATGCCCGCCTGCAGAAAGTGGTTGTCAGCGCACTCAAGAAAAATACGTTTTATGCAAAATTTTATATTCTGGCATCGGAAAACGAGATTATCGAAATTGACGCCCGGCCATCCGATTCTATTACCATGGCTCTCAAGATGAAATCGCCTATCTATGTTTCTGAGGAGCTGGAGGATTCACTCGTTGAACTTTCGCCAACTGATGAGGAAGGCCCCGAAGACGGAGAGTTCGATGAAGATATGCAGGAGGAAGAAAATGAAGAAGATTTCCTCGCAAAAATGGACCTCCGTAAACGACTCAGAAACATTAAGCCTGAAGATTTCGGAAATTACAACCTGTGA
- the rplI gene encoding 50S ribosomal protein L9, whose protein sequence is MKLILRENVKGTGTAGEIIEVKPGFARNYLIPRGLAYMATNSNIKIFDFEKHQKMKKVELQFVEAEKKKAELEKVSLTTTVKVSEDGRLFGSVTQQNISDLLKEKGYDINHRKIILDEPIKELGVYEVGISLAPGIEALIKVWVVKE, encoded by the coding sequence ATGAAACTAATTCTGCGAGAGAATGTTAAAGGAACAGGCACTGCTGGTGAAATTATCGAGGTTAAACCCGGATTTGCCCGGAATTATCTCATTCCGCGCGGACTGGCATATATGGCGACAAACAGTAACATCAAAATATTCGATTTTGAGAAACATCAGAAGATGAAAAAGGTGGAGCTTCAGTTTGTGGAAGCCGAAAAGAAAAAAGCTGAGCTGGAGAAGGTTTCTCTTACCACCACAGTCAAGGTCAGCGAGGATGGAAGGCTTTTCGGATCGGTCACTCAGCAGAATATTTCCGATCTTCTCAAGGAAAAAGGATACGATATCAATCATCGTAAGATAATTCTCGATGAGCCGATCAAGGAGCTCGGGGTGTATGAGGTCGGAATCAGTCTCGCGCCGGGAATAGAAGCTCTGATCAAAGTGTGGGTGGTTAAAGAATAA
- a CDS encoding DUF2232 domain-containing protein yields MEFSPRNHLWILIPGAGLLAGLIFTLLMGSMDASRYLLSQLTIGPAEIPFIVLAAVVARKYGWINGGIYTVAGTVASCALLIPDLTLTPGIFLKTAFTGIIIGEPGWFKSRFTWRLAAASFPGVILALAVGLPLVIGGVSPETLESIKQEALGMYKAFMNPDNAKNAADNVLVMMKGIFKVGLSILVLSSVVMAWLSFLLSGWVMKKAREVPEPVPPLDTFSVPFHAIWLFLVGFGLVLSEYEPTFVIALNVFAVTAGFYGIQGMAIVSYYMNRTSMGRLPRILFWLIFFITLAFSGVFLIIVGVIDNWYHLRFALSSPHTGGREEGKPQ; encoded by the coding sequence ATGGAATTTTCGCCCCGAAATCACCTGTGGATACTCATTCCGGGAGCAGGATTATTAGCGGGACTGATCTTTACCCTGCTTATGGGGAGCATGGATGCATCCCGGTATTTGCTGAGTCAACTGACCATCGGGCCGGCGGAGATACCGTTTATTGTGCTGGCGGCAGTTGTGGCGCGGAAATACGGATGGATAAACGGGGGTATATATACGGTCGCCGGTACTGTAGCTTCCTGTGCGCTCCTGATTCCCGATCTGACGCTTACTCCCGGAATATTCCTTAAAACAGCATTCACAGGAATCATTATCGGCGAACCCGGCTGGTTCAAGAGCAGGTTTACCTGGCGCCTGGCCGCCGCATCTTTTCCTGGTGTTATCCTTGCTCTGGCAGTGGGACTGCCACTGGTAATCGGCGGAGTTTCCCCGGAGACTCTTGAAAGCATCAAGCAGGAAGCCCTGGGGATGTACAAAGCCTTCATGAACCCGGATAATGCAAAGAATGCGGCAGATAACGTCCTGGTAATGATGAAAGGGATTTTTAAAGTCGGGCTGTCCATCCTCGTTCTCAGTTCTGTGGTAATGGCATGGCTGTCTTTTCTTTTAAGCGGCTGGGTGATGAAGAAAGCGAGAGAGGTTCCGGAACCGGTTCCTCCCCTGGATACTTTCTCCGTTCCCTTTCATGCAATCTGGCTTTTCCTGGTGGGCTTCGGGCTGGTACTCAGTGAATACGAGCCGACCTTTGTTATTGCGCTCAATGTTTTCGCTGTCACAGCCGGATTTTACGGGATCCAGGGTATGGCCATAGTCTCCTATTATATGAACCGTACTTCCATGGGGAGACTCCCCAGGATTCTGTTCTGGCTGATTTTTTTCATAACGCTTGCTTTTTCCGGAGTGTTTTTAATCATAGTCGGAGTTATTGACAACTGGTATCATTTACGATTTGCACTGTCATCACCCCATACGGGAGGCAGAGAAGAAGGAAAACCACAATGA
- the rpsR gene encoding 30S ribosomal protein S18 codes for MVLNDRRGKIKICKFCENKDYDFNYKNEKKLRNYTNERGKIIPRRMSGNCAKHQRKLTVAIKRARYMGILPFTSETVK; via the coding sequence ATAGTGCTGAACGATAGAAGAGGAAAAATCAAGATTTGTAAGTTCTGTGAGAACAAGGACTACGATTTTAATTATAAAAATGAGAAGAAGCTGAGAAACTACACTAATGAGCGCGGAAAAATCATCCCCCGCCGCATGTCCGGCAACTGTGCGAAGCATCAGCGAAAGCTGACTGTCGCCATTAAACGCGCCCGTTATATGGGTATCCTCCCATTTACTTCTGAGACTGTGAAGTAG